One window from the genome of Salvia splendens isolate huo1 chromosome 9, SspV2, whole genome shotgun sequence encodes:
- the LOC121746634 gene encoding aspartic proteinase nepenthesin-1-like — translation MYSSIAITLLLLTLAVLATSTSRHSLEAAKTGFAVSLKHVDSGGNFTKLELLQRRMKRGRKRMERLYAMALASSDPSVSAPVHAGNGEFLMEISIGTPPSSYSAIVDTGSDLIWTQCKPCKQCFTSPNPIFDPKKSSSFSNLPCSSRLCAALPLSSCSDDSSCEYLYTYGDYSSTQGVMATETFTFGKVSVPKVGFGCGLDNEGGGFNQGGGLVGLGRGPLSLVSQLDEPKFSYCLTSIDSTKQSKLIMGSLASVDAKDSIMTTPLLKNPSSPSFYYLNLQGITVGDTKLPIKESVFSIKGDGSGGMIIDSGTTITYLEGSAFEAVKKEFKRQVRLEVEESNETGLDLCFKVGAGEEKVEVPKLVFHFEGADLDLPGENYMIGDASGVACLAMGGSSGMSIFGNVQQQNMQVVHDLVKEAISFVPKQCDEL, via the coding sequence ATGTATTCTTCAATAGCAATAACCCTACTTCTTCTCACCCTAGCGGTTTTAGCCACCTCCACTTCAAGGCACTCCCTCGAAGCCGCAAAAACCGGCTTCGCGGTGAGCCTAAAGCACGTGGACTCCGGCGGGAACTTCACCAAACTAGAGCTCCTCCAGCGCCGGATGAAGCGCGGGAGAAAGAGGATGGAGAGGCTCTACGCAATGGCCCTTGCCTCCTCCGACCCCAGCGTCTCCGCCCCGGTCCACGCCGGCAACGGCGAGTTCCTCATGGAGATCTCCATCGGCACGCCGCCGTCGTCCTACTCCGCCATCGTGGACACCGGCAGCGACCTCATCTGGACCCAGTGCAAACCCTGCAAGCAATGCTTCACCTCTCCAAACCCTATCTTCGACCCCAAAAAATCCTCTTCCTTCTCCAACCTCCCTTGCTCCAGCCGCCTCTGCGCCGCCCTCCCCCTCTCCTCCTGCAGCGACGACTCCTCCTGCGAGTATTTATACACCTACGGCGACTACTCGTCGACGCAGGGTGTCATGGCGACGGAGACCTTCACCTTCGGAAAAGTCTCCGTCCCCAAAGTCGGGTTCGGCTGCGGGCTAGACAATGAAGGAGGCGGGTTCAACCAGGGAGGCGGGCTAGTCGGGTTGGGCCGCGGCCCGCTCTCGTTAGTCTCCCAGCTCGACGAGCCAAAATTCTCCTACTGCCTCACATCCATCGATTCCACAAAACAAAGCAAGCTAATCATGGGATCCTTAGCAAGCGTCGACGCAAAGGATTCAATCATGACGACGCCGCTGTTGAAGAATCCATCGTCTCCTTCGTTCTACTATCTTAATTTACAAGGGATTACAGTGGGTGACACGAAGCTGCCGATCAAGGAGTCGGTTTTCAGCATCAAGGGCGACGGGAGCGGGGGGATGATCATCGATTCGGGGACGACGATCACGTATCTGGAGGGGAGTGCGTTCGAGGCGGTGAAGAAGGAGTTTAAGAGGCAAGTGAGGCTGGAGGTGGAAGAGTCGAACGAGACTGGGCTGGATCTGTGTTTCAAGGTGGGGGCGGGGGAGGAGAAGGTGGAAGTGCCGAAGCTGGTGTTTCATTTCGAGGGGGCGGATTTGGATCTGCCGGGGGAGAACTACATGATCGGCGACGCGAGCGGGGTGGCGTGCTTGGCGATGGGGGGGTCGAGTGGGATGTCCATATTTGGGAATGTGCAGCAGCAGAATATGCAAGTGGTGCATGATCTTGTCAAGGAGGCGATTTCGTTTGTGCCTAAACAGTGTGATGAATTGTGA
- the LOC121748483 gene encoding shaggy-related protein kinase kappa-like, giving the protein MESAGLGHGGARSSRCANNGSKVSSSSVDWLGREMLEMRLRDRVDPDDDRDSEPDVIDGVGAETGHVIRTTIGGRNGQSKQVVSYIAEHVVGTGSFGVVFQAKCRETGEIVAIKKVLQDKRYKNRELQIMQMLDHPNIVALKHSFFAKSEKEELYLNLVLEYVPETVNRIARQYIRMNQRMPLIYVKLYTYQICRALAYIHNCIGICHRDIKPQNLLVNPHTHQLKLCDFGSAKVLVKGEPNVSYICSRYYRAPELIFGATEYTTAIDIWSTGCVMAELLLGQPLFPGESGVDQLVEVIKVLGTPTREEIKCMNPNYTKFKFPQIKPHPWHKVFQKRLPPEAVDLVCRFFQYSPNLRCTALEACIHPFFDELRDPNTRLPNGRPLPPLFNFKPQELSGIPPETVHRLIPEHARGQNLFMAFNS; this is encoded by the exons ATGGAATCTGCTGGCCTAGGACATGGAGGAGCTCGAAGTTCAAGATGTGCTAATAATGGCTCCAAAGTATCTTCTAGTTCAGTTGACTGGCTGGGAAGAGAAATGCTTGAAATGAGACTGAGGGATCGAGTGGACCCTGATGATGATAGG GACAGTGAACCTGATGTAATTGATGGTGTGGGTGCTGAAACAGGGCATGTGATAAGGACCACCATTGGTGGCCGGAATGGTCAATCCAAGCAG GTGGTAAGCTACATAGCAGAACACGTTGTTGGAACTGGTTCATTTGGGGTGGTCTTTCAA GCAAAATGCAGAGAGACTGGAGAAATAGTTGCTATCAAGAAGGTTCTTCAGGACAAACGCTACAAAAATAGAGAGTTGCAGATTATGCAAATGTTGGACCATCCCAATATTGTAGCTCTAAAACATTCGTTTTTTGCCAAATCTGAGAAGGAAGAGCTTTACCTAAATCTCGTTTTGGAATATGTACCTGAAACTGTTAACCGGATTGCACGACAGTACATCAGGATGAACCAGAGAATGCCTTTGATATACGTCAAACTTTACACATATCAG ATATGTCGAGCCCTTGCCTACATACATAATTGCATTGGCATTTGTCACCGTGATATCAAGCCTCAAAATTTACTT GTGAATCCGCATACGCATCAACTAAAACTTTGTGACTTTGGAAGTGCCAAAGTTCTG GTTAAAGGAGAACCAAATGTTTCCTATATATGTTCAAGATATTACCGTGCTCCTGAACTCATTTTTGGCGCCACTGAATATACAACTGCAATCGATATATGGTCAACTGGTTGTGTTATGGCTGAACTACTTCTTGGGCAG CCTTTATTTCCTGGAGAGAGTGGAGTTGATCAACTTGTTGAAGTAATTAAG GTTTTGGGAACACCTACAAGAGAGGAGATAAAGTGCATGAACCCAAACTACACCAAGTTCAAGTTTCCACAGATCAAGCCCCATCCTTGGCATAAG GTCTTCCAGAAGCGTCTGCCTCCAGAGGCAGTGGACCTTGTATGTCGGTTTTTCCAGTACTCACCAAATCTAAGATGCACAGCT TTGGAAGCTTGTATTCATCCTTTCTTTGACGAACTGAGGGATCCCAACACTCGACTTCCAAATGGTCGCCCGCTTCCTCCTCTCTTCAATTTTAAACCTCAAG AGCTTTCTGGTATTCCTCCTGAAACTGTTCACCGCCTCATTCCAGAGCATGCCAGGGGCCAGAACTTGTTCATGGCTTTCAACTCATAG
- the LOC121747270 gene encoding 2,3-dimethylmalate lyase-like gives MTIYGYQGNQTSPKKDSAGDMTSFSISPNLHSLHFTSTNFHPKICSTNPRSIITFSYPNSAGDDGATPAESLRRLLRAPGAHLGPACFDALSAKLVHRAGFDFCFTTGFGISASRLGLPDTGLMSYGEMVDQGQQITGAVPIPVIGDADNGYGNPMNVKRTVRGYIRAGFAGLILEDQVSPKACGHTQGRQVVSREEAIMRIKAAVDARKESGSDIVIVARTDSRQAVSLEESLWRARALGNAGADVLFIDALASKEEMEAFCEVCPQVPKMANMLEGGGKTPILSPNELADIGYKLVAYPLSLMGVSIRAMQDALLAIKGGRMPPPGSMPSFEELKEILGFNAYYEEEMRYSTKSNKPNSQKGYSSASKSSYSIQQSTQIDPEKNNQGAQNPNVEVVIPEIFSSKGSFSGIWSRKLRIKITGRDGFERLDVRVPAGFLDGITNVVPALGGINIKELLDDATALEEGGKQLLDFNDTMGDRIQVFLE, from the exons ATGACTATCTATGGCTATCAAGGAAACCAAACGAGCCCTAAGAAGGACTCTGCCGGAGATATGACGAGTTTCTCTATTTCCCCCAATCTACATTCCTTACATTTCACATCTACAAATTTTCATCCTAAAATTTGTTCAACAAATCCTCGCTCAATCATCACCTTCTCATATCCCAATTCAGCCGGAGACGACGGCGCCACCCCCGCAGAGTCCCTCAGGCGACTTCTTCGTGCTCCGGGAGCTCACCTCGGCCCAGCTTGTTTCGACGCATTGAGCGCAAAGCTCGTCCATCGTGCTGGTTTCGATTTCTGCTTCACTACTG GGTTTGGAATATCAGCTTCTCGGTTAGGATTACCAGACACTGGGCTTATGTCTTATGGAGAGATGGTGGATCAAGGACAACAAATAACTGGGGCTGTGCCCATCCCCGTCATTGGTGATGCAGACAATGGATACGGTAATCCTATGAATGTTAAAAGGACTGTAAGAGGGTACATTCGAGCTGGTTTTGCTGGATTAATTCTTGAAGatcag GTTTCTCCAAAAGCATGTGGTCATACACAAGGGCGCCAAGTTGTATCCAGAGAGGAGGCAATAATGAGAATAAAAGCAGCTGTGGATGCTCGAAAGGAGAGTGGTTCTGACATTGTCATAGTGGCACGAACGGATTCTCGTCAAGCTGTGTCTTTAGAAGAGTCTCTTTGGAGGGCACGTGCTCTTGGTAATGCGGGAGCTGATGTGTTGTTTATTGACGCACTTGCTTCAAAGGAAGAGATGGAGGCCTTCTGTGAAGTGTGTCCCCAAGTCCCAAAGATG GCCAATATGCTTGAAGGGGGTGGGAAGACACCTATACTCAGTCCTAATGAGCTGGCTGATATAGGATACAAACTTGTGGCATATCCTTTGTCTCTGATGGGTGTTTCCATCCGTGCAATGCAg GATGCTTTGTTGGCTATCAAAGGAGGTCGGATGCCCCCTCCGGGAAGTATGCCTTCTTTTGAAGAACTTAAGGAAATCTTGGGCTTTAATGCATATTATGAAGAAGAGATGCGGTACAGCACCAAGTCTAACAAACCTAACTCACAAAAGG GTTATTCCTCTGCAAGCAAATCTTCTTACAGCATACAACAGAGTACCCAAATTGACCCAGAAAAAAATAATCAGGGTGCCCAAAATCCCAATGTGGAAGTAGTGATCCCTGAGATATTCAGTTCAAAAGGTTCATTCTCTGGCATTTGGTCACGAAAACTGAGAATCAAAATAACTGGCCGAGATGGGTTTGAAAGACTAGATGTCCGAGTGCCT GCTGGTTTTCTGGATGGCATAACAAATGTAGTTCCAG CCTTGGGAGGCATAAACATCAAGGAGTTGTTAGATGATGCCACCGCTCTAGAAGAGGGAGGCAAGCAGTTACTTGACTTCAATGATACAATGGGGGATAGAATCCAAGTATTTCTGGAGTAA